In Amycolatopsis endophytica, the following are encoded in one genomic region:
- a CDS encoding MBL fold metallo-hydrolase has product MSDRLYFRQLLSGRDFAVGDPVATQMVNFAYLIGDRETREALVVDPAYAVGDLLDVLAADDMRLAGVLATHHHPDHVGGSMMGFTLAGLPELLARESVPVHVNGNETEWVQRVTGVSAGELTGHDHDDVVEVGAIPVRLLHTPGHTPGSQCFLVDGKLVAGDTLFLEGCGRTDFPGGDADAMYRSLRWLADLPGDPVVYPGHQYSAEPSASLSSVKENNFVYRPRNLDEWRTMFGG; this is encoded by the coding sequence ATGTCCGACCGCCTGTACTTCCGTCAGCTGCTGTCCGGCCGCGACTTCGCCGTGGGCGATCCGGTGGCCACCCAGATGGTCAACTTCGCCTACCTGATCGGCGACCGGGAGACCAGGGAGGCCCTGGTCGTCGACCCCGCGTACGCCGTCGGGGACCTGCTGGACGTGCTGGCCGCCGACGACATGCGGCTGGCCGGGGTGCTGGCCACGCACCACCACCCCGACCACGTCGGCGGCAGCATGATGGGCTTCACGCTGGCCGGGCTGCCGGAACTGCTGGCGCGCGAGAGCGTTCCGGTGCACGTCAACGGCAACGAGACGGAGTGGGTCCAGCGCGTCACCGGGGTGTCGGCAGGCGAGCTGACCGGGCACGACCACGACGACGTCGTCGAGGTCGGGGCCATCCCGGTCCGGCTGCTGCACACACCCGGTCACACGCCCGGCAGTCAGTGCTTCCTGGTCGACGGCAAACTCGTCGCGGGGGACACGCTGTTCCTCGAGGGCTGCGGCCGCACGGACTTCCCCGGCGGCGACGCCGACGCGATGTACCGCAGCCTGCGGTGGCTCGCGGACCTGCCGGGCGACCCGGTGGTCTACCCCGGGCACCAGTACTCGGCCGAGCCGTCGGCTTCGCTGTCCTCGGTCAAGGAGAACAACTTCGTCTACCGCCCGCGCAACCTCGACGAGTGGCGCACGATGTTCGGCGGCTAG
- a CDS encoding 3-deoxy-7-phosphoheptulonate synthase — translation MTLSAGPADTADGLDSQRTLGVSPLISPALLRQELPVDAAIAKTVEQGRSTAVDVLNGDEDRLIVVVGPCSVHDPEAALDYARRLAEKAATVRDELHVIMRVYFEKPRTTLGWKGLINDPDLDGSYAVNKGLRMARKLLLDISALGLPVGCEFLDPITPQFIADTVSWGSIGARTAASQVHRQLCSALSMPVGIKNSTEGDVQVAVDATRAAAASHVFAGINNDGLAALFTTAGNPDCHVILRGGSAGPNYDAATVAETLARQAEAGLPERVIIDASHGNSGKDHVRQGVVAGEIADRIAAGERGIAGIMLESFLEAGRQDLVLGRGEELTYGQSITDACLDWPGTADLLDRLAAAVATRR, via the coding sequence ATGACTCTCAGCGCAGGCCCCGCGGACACCGCCGATGGCCTCGACAGCCAGCGCACGCTCGGTGTCAGCCCGCTGATCTCACCCGCGCTGCTGCGGCAGGAGCTGCCGGTGGACGCCGCGATCGCGAAGACGGTCGAGCAGGGCCGGTCGACGGCCGTCGACGTGCTGAACGGCGACGAGGACCGGCTGATCGTCGTGGTCGGCCCGTGCTCGGTGCACGATCCCGAGGCCGCGCTCGACTACGCCCGCCGCCTGGCCGAGAAGGCCGCCACGGTGCGGGACGAGCTGCACGTGATCATGCGTGTGTACTTCGAAAAGCCGCGCACCACGCTGGGCTGGAAGGGCCTGATCAACGATCCGGACCTGGACGGCAGCTACGCCGTCAACAAGGGCCTGCGGATGGCGCGCAAGCTGCTGCTGGACATCTCCGCGCTGGGACTGCCGGTGGGGTGCGAGTTCCTCGATCCGATCACGCCGCAGTTCATCGCCGACACCGTGAGCTGGGGGTCGATCGGCGCCCGTACCGCGGCGAGCCAGGTGCACCGCCAGCTGTGCAGCGCGTTGTCGATGCCGGTCGGGATCAAGAACTCGACGGAAGGCGACGTGCAGGTGGCGGTGGATGCGACGCGTGCCGCTGCGGCGAGCCACGTGTTCGCCGGGATCAACAACGACGGTCTCGCGGCGCTGTTCACCACCGCGGGCAACCCGGACTGCCACGTGATCCTGCGCGGGGGCTCGGCGGGCCCGAACTACGACGCCGCGACGGTCGCGGAGACCCTGGCGCGGCAGGCCGAAGCGGGCTTGCCGGAGCGGGTGATCATCGACGCGAGCCATGGGAACAGCGGTAAGGACCATGTCCGCCAGGGTGTCGTGGCAGGGGAGATCGCGGACCGCATCGCCGCCGGGGAACGGGGCATCGCCGGGATCATGCTGGAGAGCTTCCTCGAAGCCGGACGGCAGGACCTGGTGCTGGGGCGCGGCGAGGAGCTGACCTACGGCCAGTCGATCACCGACGCCTGCCTGGACTGGCCCGGAACGGCGGACCTGCTGGACCGGCTGGCAGCGGCGGTGGCCACGCGGCGGTAG
- a CDS encoding DUF427 domain-containing protein gives MTTDGRGRVRTEPGTKRVRAVFGGQVVADTLRPLMVWEVPYYPTYYVPRDDVRGEYLVATGKTAHSPSRGDGEVFTVRVGEREAPEAALEYRDSPLEALKGHVRLDFAAMDSWFEEDEEIFVHPRDPRTRVDILASSRHVRIEIDGVTVADTHSPRLLFETGLPTRYYLPKTDVRLDLLEPSDTITRCPYKGEAEYYSVRAGDELHRDVVWYYRMPLPESQKVQGLVCFYDEKVDVYLDGVKQERPKTKFA, from the coding sequence ATGACAACCGATGGTCGTGGCCGGGTCCGGACCGAGCCGGGCACCAAGCGCGTACGGGCGGTCTTCGGCGGGCAGGTCGTCGCCGACACGCTGCGCCCGCTCATGGTGTGGGAGGTCCCGTACTACCCGACCTACTACGTGCCGCGGGACGACGTCCGCGGCGAGTACCTGGTCGCCACCGGCAAGACGGCGCATTCGCCGAGCCGGGGCGACGGCGAGGTGTTCACCGTGCGGGTGGGCGAGCGGGAAGCGCCCGAAGCCGCGCTGGAGTACCGGGACTCGCCACTGGAGGCGCTCAAGGGACACGTGCGGCTCGACTTCGCGGCGATGGACTCGTGGTTCGAGGAGGACGAGGAGATCTTCGTGCACCCGCGCGACCCGCGCACGCGCGTGGACATCCTCGCCAGCTCACGGCACGTCCGCATCGAGATCGACGGCGTGACGGTGGCCGACACGCACAGCCCGCGTCTGTTGTTCGAGACCGGCCTGCCCACCCGCTACTACCTGCCCAAGACCGACGTGCGGCTCGATCTCCTCGAACCCAGCGACACCATCACCCGCTGCCCGTACAAGGGCGAGGCCGAGTACTACTCGGTGCGGGCGGGGGACGAGCTGCACCGCGACGTCGTCTGGTACTACCGGATGCCGCTGCCGGAGAGCCAGAAGGTGCAGGGCCTGGTCTGCTTCTACGACGAGAAGGTCGACGTGTACCTGGACGGCGTCAAGCAGGAGCGTCCGAAGACGAAGTTCGCCTGA
- a CDS encoding alpha/beta hydrolase codes for MPVLAGAEPFAHTGSAEAGVLLCHGFTGTPQSLRGWAEHLAARDFTVRLPRLPGHGTTWQEMNRTGWPEWYGTVERELLELRERCESVFVFGQSMGGTLALRLAQQHGDTVAGLVLVNPSVTRLSWDTKLLPVLSRVVPWSRGVANDIAKPGVTELAYDRVPVRAAASLARLWKLTRADLPRVTQPLLLLHSVVDHVVEPENARIVLDGVRSRDVTEVLLEKSFHVATLDHDAPLVFRRSVEFVDAVRDPGQVGAR; via the coding sequence ATGCCCGTGCTCGCCGGTGCGGAACCGTTCGCGCACACCGGTTCGGCCGAGGCCGGGGTGCTGCTGTGTCATGGTTTCACGGGCACGCCGCAGAGCCTGCGCGGCTGGGCCGAGCACCTGGCCGCGCGCGATTTCACGGTGCGGCTGCCGCGGCTGCCCGGTCACGGCACGACGTGGCAGGAGATGAACCGGACCGGCTGGCCCGAGTGGTACGGCACGGTCGAGCGTGAGCTGCTGGAGCTGCGGGAACGCTGCGAGTCGGTGTTCGTGTTCGGCCAGTCGATGGGCGGGACGCTGGCGCTGCGGCTGGCCCAGCAGCACGGGGACACGGTTGCCGGGCTGGTGCTGGTCAACCCGTCGGTGACGCGGCTGAGCTGGGACACCAAGCTGCTGCCGGTCCTGTCGCGGGTGGTCCCGTGGTCGCGGGGCGTCGCGAACGACATCGCCAAGCCGGGTGTCACCGAACTGGCCTATGACCGGGTCCCGGTGCGAGCGGCGGCGAGCCTGGCCCGGCTGTGGAAGCTGACCCGGGCGGATCTGCCGCGGGTGACGCAGCCGCTTCTCCTGCTGCACTCGGTCGTCGACCACGTGGTGGAACCCGAGAACGCCCGCATCGTGCTCGACGGCGTGCGCAGCCGGGACGTGACGGAAGTGCTGCTGGAGAAGAGTTTCCACGTGGCGACCCTGGACCATGACGCACCGCTGGTGTTCCGGCGTAGTGTCGAGTTCGTGGATGCGGTCCGTGACCCGGGACAGGTGGGGGCCCGATGA
- a CDS encoding CDGSH iron-sulfur domain-containing protein yields MPTGPNADARRVTLVEGGPMLVEGPVELEMPDGTIARSDRFLVAVCACRRSKRYPFCDTSHRKRVRD; encoded by the coding sequence GTGCCGACCGGACCGAACGCTGACGCCCGTAGGGTCACGCTCGTCGAGGGCGGGCCGATGCTCGTCGAGGGTCCCGTCGAGCTGGAGATGCCCGACGGGACGATCGCGCGTTCGGACCGCTTTCTGGTGGCCGTGTGCGCGTGCCGTCGCAGCAAACGCTACCCCTTCTGCGACACCAGCCACCGCAAGCGCGTCAGGGACTGA
- a CDS encoding DUF2795 domain-containing protein: MTTPDPDRLRALLSEVDFPCERSELIRQATAHGADDSVLGHLGAIPDSTYRDLDSVTTACGEIT, from the coding sequence ATGACCACGCCCGACCCCGACCGGCTGCGCGCACTGCTGTCCGAAGTGGACTTTCCATGCGAGCGGTCCGAGCTGATCCGTCAGGCCACGGCCCACGGTGCGGACGACAGCGTTCTCGGACACCTGGGCGCGATCCCGGACTCCACCTACCGCGATCTCGACTCGGTGACCACTGCCTGCGGCGAGATCACCTGA
- a CDS encoding HemK2/MTQ2 family protein methyltransferase — protein sequence MRLLRLPGVYRPQADTWLMTRAMREARLPDGARVLEVCTGTGALAIAAVRGGAGSVTAVDRYLPAVLSARFNTRRYPVEVRHGDLSQAIDGAPFDVVLANPPYVPCESSHDAGGAAMAWDAGADGRRHLDCLCDRAFELLSPGGTMLVVHSSLCGIRRTVASLRDNGLKTSVVARAIEPFGPVLRGRVDFLERAGLIAPGQRHEELVVIRADRTER from the coding sequence CTGAGACTGCTGAGACTTCCCGGGGTGTACCGGCCGCAGGCCGACACCTGGCTGATGACGCGGGCGATGCGGGAGGCGCGACTCCCGGACGGCGCGAGGGTTCTCGAGGTGTGCACCGGCACCGGCGCGCTGGCGATCGCCGCGGTCCGCGGTGGAGCCGGGAGCGTAACCGCGGTGGACCGGTACCTGCCCGCGGTGCTGAGCGCACGGTTCAACACACGGCGGTATCCCGTGGAGGTCCGGCACGGCGATCTCTCCCAGGCCATCGACGGCGCGCCGTTCGACGTCGTGCTGGCGAACCCGCCCTACGTGCCGTGCGAGTCCTCTCACGACGCGGGAGGCGCGGCGATGGCCTGGGACGCGGGCGCCGACGGGCGCAGGCACCTGGACTGCCTGTGCGACAGGGCTTTCGAGCTGCTCAGTCCCGGTGGGACGATGCTCGTCGTGCATTCGTCGCTGTGCGGGATCCGCCGGACAGTGGCGTCCCTGCGCGACAACGGGCTCAAGACATCCGTGGTGGCGCGGGCGATCGAGCCGTTCGGGCCGGTGCTGCGCGGCCGCGTCGACTTCCTGGAACGCGCCGGGCTCATCGCGCCGGGGCAGCGCCACGAAGAGCTGGTGGTGATCCGTGCCGACCGGACCGAACGCTGA
- a CDS encoding lysophospholipid acyltransferase family protein, translated as MLYRLLKYVLLGPLLKLLWPTKVTGADNVPDRGGVILASNHLAVADSFFMPLRVKRRVTFPAKQEYFTEKGVKGTLKKWFFTGAGQIPIDRSGGSAAQAALDTAIRLLREGNVLGIYPEGTRSPDGRLYKGKTGIARIALEAGVPVVPVAMVGTDEVNPIGSKMWYPRRLEIRFGRPLDFSRYEGLSGDRFVERSITDEIMYALMELSGQEYVDIYAARAKELQAADAAGVRAVVPAQSGLADADRVPETKAG; from the coding sequence GTGCTGTACCGGTTGCTGAAGTACGTGCTGCTCGGGCCGTTGCTCAAGCTGCTGTGGCCGACGAAGGTGACCGGGGCGGACAACGTCCCGGATCGCGGCGGCGTCATCCTCGCCAGCAACCACCTGGCCGTCGCCGATTCGTTCTTCATGCCGCTGCGGGTCAAGCGCCGCGTCACCTTCCCGGCGAAGCAGGAGTACTTCACCGAGAAGGGCGTCAAGGGCACCCTCAAGAAGTGGTTCTTCACCGGCGCCGGCCAGATCCCGATCGACCGCTCGGGCGGTTCGGCCGCGCAGGCGGCGCTGGACACCGCCATCCGGCTGCTGCGTGAGGGCAACGTGCTCGGCATCTACCCGGAGGGCACCCGCTCGCCCGACGGCCGCCTCTACAAGGGCAAGACCGGCATCGCCCGTATCGCGCTGGAGGCCGGTGTCCCGGTGGTGCCGGTGGCGATGGTCGGCACGGACGAGGTCAACCCGATCGGCTCCAAGATGTGGTACCCGCGCCGCCTGGAGATCCGCTTCGGCAGGCCGCTGGACTTCTCCCGCTACGAGGGCCTGTCCGGCGACCGGTTCGTCGAGCGGTCGATCACCGACGAGATCATGTACGCCCTGATGGAGCTGTCCGGCCAGGAGTACGTCGACATCTACGCCGCCCGCGCGAAGGAACTGCAGGCCGCCGACGCCGCCGGCGTCCGCGCGGTCGTGCCCGCGCAGAGCGGCCTCGCCGACGCCGACCGGGTACCGGAGACCAAAGCGGGCTGA
- a CDS encoding TetR/AcrR family transcriptional regulator — protein sequence MTPESPAGARERILETAYELFSRRGVRAVGVDEVIARSRVAKATLYRHFPSKNDLVLAFLDRREQRWTFGLIDEQARARGRTAVERLLAVFDVLDDWFRAPGSFDGCAFTTVLLEMGADHPLGQAGIRHLDTLRGILADLASEAGMTDPDGFARSCHLLVKGAIISAAAGDADAAARAKEMTRDLLDRYRK from the coding sequence ATGACGCCCGAAAGCCCTGCCGGAGCCCGTGAGCGGATCCTGGAGACCGCCTACGAGCTGTTCTCGCGACGCGGCGTCCGCGCGGTCGGCGTGGACGAGGTGATCGCGCGCTCCCGCGTGGCCAAGGCGACCCTCTACCGCCACTTCCCGTCCAAGAACGATCTCGTACTGGCCTTCCTCGACCGGCGCGAGCAGCGGTGGACCTTCGGCCTGATCGACGAGCAGGCGCGGGCCCGCGGGCGCACCGCCGTGGAGCGGCTGCTGGCCGTCTTCGACGTGCTCGACGACTGGTTCCGCGCACCCGGATCGTTCGACGGCTGCGCGTTCACCACGGTGCTGCTCGAAATGGGCGCCGACCACCCGCTCGGCCAGGCCGGCATCCGGCACCTGGACACCCTCCGCGGCATTCTCGCCGATCTCGCGAGCGAGGCGGGGATGACCGACCCGGACGGGTTCGCCCGCTCATGCCACCTGCTGGTCAAGGGCGCCATCATCTCCGCGGCGGCGGGTGACGCCGACGCGGCGGCGCGGGCCAAGGAGATGACCCGCGACCTGCTGGACCGGTACCGGAAATAA
- a CDS encoding polyadenylate-specific 3'-exoribonuclease AS, with protein sequence MRFFYDTEFIEDGVTIDLVSIGVVDERGREFYAVSTEFDPAKAGPWVRENVLPKLPSPGDRSWRSRSQIRADLLEFLGRPPGGIELWAWFAAYDHVALAQLWGTMPELPRQLPRFTRDLRQRWEDVGKPKLPLPPTNAHDALADARFNLERWRLIDEVRRRKGFPV encoded by the coding sequence GTGCGATTTTTCTACGACACCGAATTCATCGAGGACGGCGTGACGATCGACCTGGTGTCGATCGGTGTCGTGGACGAACGAGGACGCGAGTTCTACGCGGTCTCCACGGAGTTCGACCCCGCCAAAGCCGGGCCCTGGGTCCGCGAGAACGTCCTGCCGAAACTGCCTTCACCGGGCGACAGGTCGTGGCGGAGCCGCAGCCAGATCCGCGCCGATCTGCTGGAGTTCCTCGGCCGCCCACCCGGCGGGATCGAACTGTGGGCCTGGTTCGCCGCCTACGACCACGTGGCGCTCGCCCAGCTGTGGGGCACGATGCCCGAACTGCCCCGCCAACTGCCCCGGTTCACACGCGACCTGCGGCAGCGGTGGGAGGACGTCGGGAAGCCGAAGCTGCCCCTGCCCCCGACGAACGCCCATGACGCGCTGGCGGATGCCCGGTTCAACCTGGAGCGGTGGCGGCTGATCGACGAGGTCCGGCGGCGCAAGGGTTTTCCTGTTTGA
- a CDS encoding 6-phosphofructokinase — translation MRVGVLTGGGDCPGLNAVIRAVVRKGIEVHGWEFVGFRSGWRGPLTGDSRPLGLADVEEILIRGGTILGSSRTNPYKEEGGVEKIRGVLAEQGVDALIAIGGEDTLGVAKKLTDDGIGVVGVPKTIDNDLAATDYTFGFDTAVHIATESIDRLRTTAESHYRAMVVEVMGRHAGWIALHSGLAGGANVILVPERPFSVEQVVEWVERRFEKMYAPIIVVAEGAVPEGGAEVLKTGAKDAFGHVQLGGVGTWLADEIAARTGKESRAVVLGHTQRGGTPTAYDRVLATRFGLHAVDAVADGDFGTMVALRGTDIVRVKLAEATAELKTVPPERYEEAEVFFG, via the coding sequence ATGCGTGTCGGCGTGCTGACCGGTGGCGGCGACTGCCCCGGGCTCAACGCGGTGATCCGCGCGGTGGTCCGCAAGGGCATCGAGGTGCACGGCTGGGAGTTCGTGGGCTTCCGCTCCGGCTGGCGCGGGCCGCTGACCGGCGACAGCCGCCCGCTCGGGCTCGCCGACGTCGAGGAGATCCTCATCCGTGGCGGCACCATCCTCGGCTCCTCGCGGACCAACCCGTACAAGGAGGAGGGCGGCGTCGAAAAGATCCGCGGCGTCCTGGCCGAACAGGGGGTCGACGCGCTCATCGCGATCGGCGGCGAGGACACCCTCGGTGTCGCGAAGAAGCTGACCGACGACGGCATCGGCGTGGTCGGCGTGCCCAAGACGATCGACAACGACCTCGCGGCCACCGACTACACGTTCGGCTTCGACACCGCGGTGCACATCGCCACCGAGTCCATCGACCGGCTGCGCACCACCGCCGAATCGCACTACCGCGCGATGGTCGTCGAGGTCATGGGGCGTCACGCGGGCTGGATCGCACTGCACTCCGGTCTCGCCGGCGGCGCCAACGTGATCCTGGTGCCGGAGCGGCCGTTCTCCGTCGAGCAGGTCGTCGAGTGGGTCGAGCGCCGGTTCGAGAAGATGTACGCGCCGATCATCGTCGTCGCCGAGGGCGCGGTGCCGGAGGGTGGTGCCGAGGTGCTCAAGACCGGCGCCAAGGACGCGTTCGGGCACGTGCAGCTCGGTGGTGTCGGCACGTGGCTGGCGGACGAGATCGCCGCCCGCACCGGCAAGGAGTCCCGCGCGGTGGTGCTCGGCCACACCCAGCGCGGCGGCACCCCGACGGCCTACGACCGGGTGCTGGCGACGCGCTTCGGCCTGCACGCGGTGGACGCGGTCGCGGACGGCGACTTCGGCACCATGGTCGCGTTGCGCGGCACCGACATCGTCCGGGTCAAGCTCGCCGAGGCGACCGCGGAGCTGAAGACCGTGCCGCCGGAGCGCTACGAGGAGGCCGAAGTCTTCTTCGGCTGA
- a CDS encoding glycerate kinase, whose amino-acid sequence MTAARVVVAPDKFKGTLPADQVAAAIAAGLRRGRPGVEVLECPVADGGDGTVAAAVAAGFEFVPARASGPVGEPVDTGYARRGGTAVIELAAVSGLAMVSPPAPLTATTLGVGELMRAALDAGATRLVLGLGGSSSTDGGTGLLRGLGARLPDSAGAELPLGGAALAELAEVGLDALDPRLAGVELLVASDVDNPLLGPHGAAAVYGPQKGASAEDVGRLESALRHLAEVVRATGVDVAEVPGTGAAGGTGYALAMLGAAFRPGIEVVLELTGLDGKLPGADLVITGEGSLDEQTLRGKGPAGIASAAAERGIPVVALAGRTTLGTDALSAAGFTAAYALTDVEPDVRRCLAEPAPLLERLAEQVARDHL is encoded by the coding sequence GTGACCGCTGCCAGGGTGGTCGTCGCTCCCGACAAGTTCAAGGGCACCCTTCCCGCCGACCAGGTGGCCGCCGCGATCGCCGCCGGGCTGCGCCGCGGGCGGCCGGGGGTCGAGGTGCTGGAGTGCCCGGTCGCCGACGGCGGGGACGGGACGGTCGCCGCCGCCGTGGCCGCGGGGTTCGAGTTCGTGCCCGCCCGGGCGAGCGGACCGGTCGGCGAGCCGGTCGACACGGGGTACGCGCGCCGCGGCGGCACCGCCGTGATCGAGCTGGCCGCGGTGTCCGGGCTGGCGATGGTGTCCCCGCCGGCGCCGCTGACCGCGACGACGCTGGGCGTCGGGGAGCTGATGCGGGCGGCGCTGGACGCCGGTGCGACGCGACTGGTGCTCGGATTGGGCGGCAGTTCGAGCACCGACGGCGGGACCGGCTTGCTGCGGGGCCTTGGTGCGCGGTTGCCGGACTCCGCGGGTGCGGAGCTGCCGCTGGGCGGGGCAGCGCTGGCGGAGCTGGCGGAGGTCGGCCTCGACGCTCTGGACCCGCGGCTGGCCGGGGTCGAACTGCTCGTGGCGAGCGACGTGGACAACCCGCTGCTGGGCCCGCACGGCGCCGCCGCGGTGTACGGGCCGCAGAAGGGCGCGTCGGCCGAGGACGTCGGGCGGCTGGAGTCGGCGCTGCGGCATCTGGCGGAGGTCGTGCGGGCAACCGGGGTGGACGTCGCGGAGGTGCCGGGCACGGGTGCCGCAGGCGGAACGGGGTACGCGCTGGCGATGCTCGGGGCTGCGTTCCGGCCGGGCATCGAGGTGGTGCTGGAGCTGACCGGCCTGGACGGCAAGCTGCCGGGCGCGGACCTGGTGATCACCGGGGAGGGCTCGCTGGACGAGCAGACCCTGCGCGGCAAGGGCCCGGCGGGGATCGCGTCGGCCGCGGCCGAACGCGGGATCCCGGTGGTCGCGCTGGCCGGGCGCACCACGCTGGGTACCGACGCGCTCTCGGCGGCGGGCTTCACCGCCGCGTACGCACTCACCGACGTCGAGCCGGACGTGCGGCGCTGTCTCGCCGAACCCGCGCCGCTGCTGGAGCGCCTCGCGGAGCAGGTCGCGCGCGATCACCTCTAG
- a CDS encoding DNA topoisomerase IB: MRLRKSRLDEPGIRRRRSGRGFRYFTPEGEPLRDEETLRRVKNLAVPPAWREVWICPHPNGHIQAIGVDDAGRRQYRYHDQWRQARDEEKHDRVLELAKRMPKWRRRVAGDLARPGLGRDRVLATALRMLDRGVFRTGSEEYTEEHGTYGAATLLQEHVTVKRDVLTFCYPAKGGIQRDITITDPELAAAVKALRRARTGSDRLLAYRTREGWHEVHADDINERFKEIAGDGFTAKDLRTWNATVLAATAFAVADPVTSQRGLKRAQAAVMREVSEELGNTPAVCRKSYVDPRVVRAHEKGRTIAPAVRRIGRAGIRRDEDREVLERAVIRLLSGV; the protein is encoded by the coding sequence ATGCGGCTGCGCAAGAGCAGGCTCGACGAGCCCGGTATCCGGCGTCGGCGGAGCGGGCGCGGTTTCCGGTATTTCACCCCTGAGGGGGAGCCGCTGCGCGACGAGGAGACGCTGCGGCGCGTCAAGAACCTCGCCGTGCCCCCGGCGTGGCGGGAGGTGTGGATCTGCCCGCACCCCAACGGCCACATCCAGGCGATCGGCGTCGACGACGCGGGCCGCCGCCAGTACCGCTACCACGACCAGTGGCGGCAGGCGCGCGACGAGGAGAAGCATGACCGCGTCCTGGAACTGGCCAAACGGATGCCGAAGTGGCGCCGCCGCGTCGCCGGGGACCTGGCCCGGCCGGGCCTGGGGCGCGACCGGGTGCTGGCCACCGCGCTGCGCATGCTCGACCGCGGTGTCTTCCGCACCGGCAGCGAGGAGTACACCGAGGAGCACGGCACCTACGGCGCGGCCACACTGCTGCAGGAGCACGTGACCGTCAAGCGGGACGTGCTCACCTTTTGCTACCCCGCGAAGGGCGGCATCCAGCGCGACATCACGATCACCGATCCCGAGCTGGCCGCGGCGGTCAAGGCGCTGCGCCGGGCGCGGACGGGCAGTGACCGGCTGCTCGCCTACCGCACCCGCGAGGGCTGGCACGAGGTGCACGCCGACGACATCAACGAGCGGTTCAAGGAGATCGCCGGTGACGGGTTCACCGCCAAGGACCTGCGAACGTGGAACGCCACCGTCCTGGCCGCGACGGCGTTCGCCGTGGCCGATCCGGTCACGTCCCAGCGTGGACTGAAACGCGCGCAGGCGGCTGTCATGCGCGAGGTATCCGAAGAGCTGGGCAACACCCCGGCCGTCTGCCGGAAGTCCTATGTGGACCCACGCGTGGTGCGGGCCCACGAAAAGGGCAGAACGATCGCCCCGGCCGTGCGGCGCATCGGGCGGGCGGGAATCCGCCGCGACGAGGACCGCGAGGTGCTGGAGCGGGCCGTGATCCGGCTGCTGTCCGGGGTTTGA